Proteins from one Haemorhous mexicanus isolate bHaeMex1 chromosome 34, bHaeMex1.pri, whole genome shotgun sequence genomic window:
- the LOC132340933 gene encoding protein Wiz-like isoform X4, which yields MEESAPPFPQRLGDGGRALLMPPEPGPEPAFLQDAKAAAQSAAPPGTRLEEEDAFYGGAEEEPAAAGPELREEPSDFFSSLARHEPDVALEAHDEADEPDPALSGAVPAAAHRTQLGPAPEEQPAFPRALFRPLAVAVSWAARPAEGTDQSTLEPRPGPGDSPVSAGHRAEPPDGRRAEPPSAEEQHPQKEPKHPEGLGAERGRGGVRRPEWISRSPSPSFPEPRPAPDGAAGSAFGREAAPASRRAKAKASESCRRKAAPAEPEPAEPGPAAEWTLPEADAVGKQSWTVNAEDSVEWLLPEPAEVRPYVCGVLLEEPPKDEELEQDEENPSVFTCIECSIYFRRKEHLLEHMLQHNRGAERGADAPAGRCRFCCGECGWAFAEPAALERHKRLHQESREKIIEEIQKLNEFPDEGREARLQCPKCVFGTNSSKIFVQHAKMHVKERKEHASRSSGLFGELRDGAGHGLYKPFRADELPTAAAPPGKAPSACVLCGFPAPNEHILKEHLRYAHSHFSWQAESFEDDPNQPGTSRDSYSPARPARFADAEVFGKAERSFPERLFPLPCREGSSSLYDPTPPAFALGQPRLDKSDQGATKKELQGFHHARKAAPYSHQSLPSAGFSMSKGFSHSALQQLRKRAATQQLEGDGDNLRGHHAGLEEPRHRWAPEELDPGDGRAAAGAVTVPRAALELKRTFGATLRATDPAVASEEQRQQLRMTVPVVVLEEMSAHPRAAKRPRGKPLKKKLFPPREFLLEEPLPLDVLLLDAPLEGPLELEELLDSEATMLKNEERKCPYCPDRFHNGIGLANHVRGHLNRVGVSYNVRHFISAEEVKAIEQKFSFQKKKKKGMANFDPGTFSLMRCEFCGAGFDTRAGLSSHARAHLRDFGITNWELTVSPIHILKELLATAPEHPALLRAIGPSPGRELQRDLHADLHADLHPDLHPDLHLDLHQDLHQDLHHDLHQDFHHDLHHDLHRDLHRDLPKSAPFPPPWGDELLQPYRDVLAPDEDELVAMEVTSPPPIPKKSSSSALEPPPPRLGTKLSPEPPGSKAEPQDAKASSLTTCEVCGACFETRKGLSSHARSHLRQLGVAESESSGAPIDLLYELVRHKPKAEGPALAKKSAGGSPKEPAAPRPPLLLLPKPEGALNKAIKSPPGFAKALGRPGSPALRKVPAALPGSPKAGEEKGAKLALSPLPAEGKWAPEEDGPLNLTSGSEPCRDIRCEFCGEFFENRKGLSSHARSHLRQMGVTEWYVNGSPIDTLREILTRRRSGHPKPLAKSLLGGLAPLEPPRAPPELHLPGLAKKVPAPLSPPGPAPGAASPPPTARKMFPGLSAPSLQKKLKQDQLRVEIKRELMAGGGGGGGGAGIHPGEAPAPPDPAWAAHEEMAPLNLSSRADPVRDIRCEFCGEFFENRKGLSSHARSHLRQMGVTEWSVNGSPIDTLREILRKKSKPCLIKKEPPPPPGLEPGPGPGEEGAEPKAPPGPAPGKALPPGLALGKPGSGLALAPLGSKGAPGAFLAAKRPLGDERLGGHGEAKHKAFELGFKAKALHDKASAEACCELCGLYFENRKALASHARAHLRHFGVTCGTLGTAHTPFSI from the exons CCCCGCGCCCGAGGAGCAGCCGGCGTTCCCGCGGGCGCTGTTCCGGCCGCTGGCCGTGGCCGTGTCCTGGGCCGCGCGCCCGGCCGAAGGCACCGACCAAAGCACTTTAGAgccgcggcccggccccggcgaCTCGCCGGTCAGCGCCGGCCACCGGGCCGAGCCCCCGGACGGCCGCCGGGCCGAGCCGCCGTCCGCCGAggagcagcacccccagaagGAACCAAAGCACCCGGAAGGGCTCGGCGCCGAGCGCGGCCGCGGGGGCGTCCGGCGGCCGGAGTGGAtctccaggagccccagcccgTCCTTCCCGGAGCCGCGCCCGGCGCCGGACGGAGCGGCCGGCTCGGCCTTCGGCCGGGAAGCGGCGCCGGCGTCGCGCAGAGCCAAAGCCAAAGCCTCGGAGAGCTGCCGGCGGAAAGCGGCGCCGGCCGAGCCGGAGCCGGCCGAGCCGGGCCCCGCGGCCGAGTGGACGCTGCCCGAGGCGGACGCGGTGGGCAAGCAGTCGTGGACGGTGAACGCCGAGGACTCGGTGGAGTGGCTGCTGCCGGAGCCGGCCGAGGTGCGGCCGTACGTGTGcggggtgctgctggaggagccccCCAAGGacgaggagctggagcaggacgAGGAGAACCCCAGCGTGTTCACCTGCATCGAGTGCAGCATCTACTTCCGCCGCAAGGAGCACCTGCTGGAGCACATGCTGCAGCACAACCGCGGCGCCGAGCGCGGCGCCGACGCGCCCGCCGGCCGCTGCCGCTTCTGCTGCGGCGAGTGCGGCTGGGCCTTCGCCGAGCCGGCGGCGCTGGAGCGGCACAAGAGGCTCCACCAGGAGTCCCGCGAGAAGATCATCGAGGAGATCCAGAAGCTGAACGAGTTCCCGGACGAGGGGCGCGAGGCGCGGCTGCAGTGCCCCAAATGCGTTTTCGGCACCAACTCCTCCAAGATCTTCGTGCAGCACGCCAAGATGCACGtcaaggagaggaaggagcacGCCTCCAGGAGCTCCGGCCTCTTCGGAGAGCTCCGCGACGGCGCCGGGCACGGCCTCTACAAACCCTTCCGAGCCGACGAGCTGCCGacggcggcggcgccgcccgGCAAAGCGCCGAGCGCCTGCGTCCTCTGCGGCTTCCCGGCACCCAACGAGCACATCCTCAAGGAGCACCTGAGATACGCCCACTCCCACTTCTCCTGGCAGGCCGAGAGCTTCGAGGACGATCCCAACCAGCCCGGCACCAGCCGCGATTCCTAcagccccgcccggcccgcccgcTTCGCCGACGCCGAGGTTTTCGGCAAAGCCGAGAGAAGCTTCCCGGAGCGGCTCTTCCCGCTGCCGTGCCGGGAAGGTTCCTCCTCCCTCTACGACCCCACCCCGCCCGCCTTCGCCTTGGGCCAGCCCAGGTTGGACAAGAGCGACCAAGGGGCCACCAAGAAGGAGCTTCAGGGCTTCCACCACGCCAGGAAGGCGGCGCCGTACTCCCACCAAAGTCTGCCGTCGGCCGGGTTCTCCATGTCCAAAGGCTTCTCGCACTCGgcgctgcagcagctgaggaagagAGCGGCcacccagcagctggagggcgATGGGGACAACCTCCGCGGCCACCACGCGGGCCTGGAGGAGCCGCGGCACAGGTGGGCACCCGAGGAGCTGGACCCGGGGGACGGCCGGGCCGCCGCCGGCGCCGTCACCGTCCCTCGGGCCGCGCTGGAGCTCAAGAGGACTTTCGGGGCCACCCTGAGGGCCACGGACCCGGCGGTGGCCTCGGaggagcagcggcagcagctgaggatgaCGGTGCCCGTGGTGGTCCTGGAGGAGATGAGCGCCCACCCCAGGGCCGCCAAGAGGCCGCGGGGGAAGCCCCTCAAGAAGAAGCTTTTCCCGCCGCGGGAGTTCCTGCTGGAGGAACCCCTTCCCCTGGATGTTCTCCTGCTGGACGCGCCCCTGGAGGGTCCCCTGGAgctcgaggagctgctggactCAGAGGCCACCATGCTGAAGAACGAGGAGAGGAAATGTCCCTACTGCCCCGACCGCTTCCACAACGGCATCGGCCTGGCCAACCACGTGCGCGGCCACCTCAACCGCGTCGGCGTCAGCTACAACGTGCGGCACTTCATCTCCGCCGAGGAGGTCAAGGCCATCGAGCAGAAGTTCTCCTtccagaagaagaagaaaaaaggta TGGCCAACTTCGACCCGGGCACCTTCAGCCTGATGCGCTGCGAGTTCTGCGGCGCCGGCTTCGACACGAGGGCGGGGCTGTCGAGCCACGCCCGCGCCCACCTGCGCGACTTCGGCATCACCAACTGGGAGCTGACCGTGTCCCCCATCCACATCCTCAAGGAGCTCCTGGCCACCGCCCCCGAGCACCCGGCGCTGCTGCGCGCCATCGGGCCCTCGCCGGGCCGCGAGCTCCAGCGGGACCTCCACGCCGACCTCCACGCCGACCTCCACCCCGACCTCCACCCGGATCTCCACCTGGATCTCCATCAGGATCTCCATCAGGATCTCCATCATGATCTCCATCAGGATTTCCACCATGATCTCCACCATGATCTGCACCGGGATCTGCACCGGGATCTGCCGAAATCGGCGCCGTTCCCGCCGCCCTGGGGGGacgagctcctgcagccctaCAGGGATG TGCTGGCTCCCGACGAGGACGAGTTGGTGGCCATGGAAGTGACATCCCCTCCCCccatccccaaaaaatcctcgAGCTCGGCGCTggagccgcccccgccccgcctcGGGACCAAGCTcagcccggagccccccggcAGCAAAGCCGAGCCCCAGGATGCCAAAG cctCCAGCCTGACCACCTGCGAGGTGTGCGGCGCCTGCTTCGAGACGCGCAAGGGGCTCTCCAGCCACGCCCGCTCCCACCTGCGCCAGCTGGGCGTGGCCGAGTCCGAGAGCTCGGGGGCTCCCATCGACCTCCTGTACGAGCTGGTGCGCCACAAGCCCAAGGCCGAGGGCCCCGCGCTGGCCAAGAAATCGGCCGGCGGCTCCCCCAAGGAGCCGGcggcgccgcgcccgccgctgctgctgctgcccaagcccGAGGGCGCCCTCAACAAGGCCATCAAGTCCCCGCCGGGTTTCGCCAAGGCCCTGGGCCGGCCGGGCTCGCCCGCGCTCCGCAAGGTgccggcggcgctgccgggCTCGCCCAAGGcgggggaggagaagggggcCAAGCTGGCGCTGAGCCCCCTGCCCGCCGAGGGCAAGTGGGCGCCCGAGGAGGACGGGCCGCTCAACCTCA CCTCGGGCTCGGAGCCGTGCCGCGACATCCGCTGCGAGTTCTGCGGGGAGTTCTTTGAGAACCGCAAGGGGCTCTCGAGCCACGCGCGCTCGCACCTGCGCCAGATGGGCGTGACCGAGTGGTACGTGAACGGCTCCCCCATCGACACCCTGCGCGAGATCCTCACCCGCCGCCGCTCGGGCCACCCCAAGCCCCTGGCCAAGAGCCTGCTGGGCGGGCTGGCCCCGCTGGAGCCGCCGCGGGCGCCGCCCGAGCTGCACCTGCCCGGGCTGGCCAAGAAGGTGCCGGCGCCGCTGAGCCCCCCGGGGCCGGCCCCCGGCGCCGCCTCGCCGCCGCCCACGGCCAGGAAGATGTTCCCGGGGCTCTCGGCGCCCTCCCTGCAGAAGAAGCTCAAGCAGGACCAGCTCAGGGTGGAGATCAAGCGGGAGCTGatggctgggggaggaggaggaggaggaggagccggGATCCATCCCGGGGAGGCGCCGGCGCCGCCGGACCCGGCCTGGGCAGCGCACGAGGAGATGGCGCCGCTCAACCTCT cctcccggGCGGACCCGGTGCGCGACATCCGCTGCGAGTTCTGCGGGGAGTTCTTTGAGAACCGCAAGGGGCTCTCGAGCCACGCGCGCTCGCACCTGCGCCAGATGGGGGTGACCGAGTGGTCGGTGAACGGCTCCCCCATCGACACCCTGCGCGAGATCCTCAGGAAGAAATCCAAACCCTGCCTCATCAAGaaggagccgccgccgccgccggggctggagccgggcccggggccgggCGAGGAGGGCGCGGAGCCCAAAGCGCCGCCGGGGCCGGCTCCGGGCAAGGCGCTGCCCCcggggctggccctgggcaaGCCGGGCTcggggctggccctggcaccGCTGGGCTCCAAGGGAGCCCCCGGGGCCTTCCTGGCTGCCAAGAGGCCGCTGGGCGACGAGAGGCTGGGCGGGCACGGCGAGGCCAAGCACAAAGCCTTCGAGCTGGGCTTCAAGGCCAAGGCCCTGCACGACAAGGCCT cagcagaagcctgcTGTGAGCTCTGCGGGCTGTACTTTGAGAACAGGAAGGCTCTGGCCAGCCACGCCCGGGCGCACCTGCGGCACTTTGGGGTCACCTGCGGCACTTTGGGCACTGCCCATACCCCATTTTCTATATGa
- the LOC132340933 gene encoding protein Wiz-like isoform X5 — translation MEESAPPFPQRLGDGGRALLMPPEPGPEPAFLQDAKAAAQSAAPPGTRLEEEDAFYGGAEEEPAAAGPELREEPSDFFSSLARHEPDVALEAHDEADEPDPALSGAVPAAAHRTQLGPAPEEQPAFPRALFRPLAVAVSWAARPAEGTDQSTLEPRPGPGDSPVSAGHRAEPPDGRRAEPPSAEEQHPQKEPKHPEGLGAERGRGGVRRPEWISRSPSPSFPEPRPAPDGAAGSAFGREAAPASRRAKAKASESCRRKAAPAEPEPAEPGPAAEWTLPEADAVGKQSWTVNAEDSVEWLLPEPAEVRPYVCGVLLEEPPKDEELEQDEENPSVFTCIECSIYFRRKEHLLEHMLQHNRGAERGADAPAGRCRFCCGECGWAFAEPAALERHKRLHQESREKIIEEIQKLNEFPDEGREARLQCPKCVFGTNSSKIFVQHAKMHVKERKEHASRSSGLFGELRDGAGHGLYKPFRADELPTAAAPPGKAPSACVLCGFPAPNEHILKEHLRYAHSHFSWQAESFEDDPNQPGTSRDSYSPARPARFADAEVFGKAERSFPERLFPLPCREGSSSLYDPTPPAFALGQPRLDKSDQGATKKELQGFHHARKAAPYSHQSLPSAGFSMSKGFSHSALQQLRKRAATQQLEGDGDNLRGHHAGLEEPRHRWAPEELDPGDGRAAAGAVTVPRAALELKRTFGATLRATDPAVASEEQRQQLRMTVPVVVLEEMSAHPRAAKRPRGKPLKKKLFPPREFLLEEPLPLDVLLLDAPLEGPLELEELLDSEATMLKNEERKCPYCPDRFHNGIGLANHVRGHLNRVGVSYNVRHFISAEEVKAIEQKFSFQKKKKKGMANFDPGTFSLMRCEFCGAGFDTRAGLSSHARAHLRDFGITNWELTVSPIHILKELLATAPEHPALLRAIGPSPGRELQRDLHADLHADLHPDLHPDLHLDLHQDLHQDLHHDLHQDFHHDLHHDLHRDLHRDLPKSAPFPPPWGDELLQPYRDVLAPDEDELVAMEVTSPPPIPKKSSSSALEPPPPRLGTKLSPEPPGSKAEPQDAKASSLTTCEVCGACFETRKGLSSHARSHLRQLGVAESESSGAPIDLLYELVRHKPKAEGPALAKKSAGGSPKEPAAPRPPLLLLPKPEGALNKAIKSPPGFAKALGRPGSPALRKVPAALPGSPKAGEEKGAKLALSPLPAEGKWAPEEDGPLNLTSGSEPCRDIRCEFCGEFFENRKGLSSHARSHLRQMGVTEWYVNGSPIDTLREILTRRRSGHPKPLAKSLLGGLAPLEPPRAPPELHLPGLAKKVPAPLSPPGPAPGAASPPPTARKMFPGLSAPSLQKKLKQDQLRVEIKRELMAGGGGGGGGAGIHPGEAPAPPDPAWAAHEEMAPLNLSSRADPVRDIRCEFCGEFFENRKGLSSHARSHLRQMGVTEWSVNGSPIDTLREILRKKSKPCLIKKEPPPPPGLEPGPGPGEEGAEPKAPPGPAPGKALPPGLALGKPGSGLALAPLGSKGAPGAFLAAKRPLGDERLGGHGEAKHKAFELGFKAKALHDKASEACCELCGLYFENRKALASHARAHLRHFGVTCGTLGTAHTPFSI, via the exons CCCCGCGCCCGAGGAGCAGCCGGCGTTCCCGCGGGCGCTGTTCCGGCCGCTGGCCGTGGCCGTGTCCTGGGCCGCGCGCCCGGCCGAAGGCACCGACCAAAGCACTTTAGAgccgcggcccggccccggcgaCTCGCCGGTCAGCGCCGGCCACCGGGCCGAGCCCCCGGACGGCCGCCGGGCCGAGCCGCCGTCCGCCGAggagcagcacccccagaagGAACCAAAGCACCCGGAAGGGCTCGGCGCCGAGCGCGGCCGCGGGGGCGTCCGGCGGCCGGAGTGGAtctccaggagccccagcccgTCCTTCCCGGAGCCGCGCCCGGCGCCGGACGGAGCGGCCGGCTCGGCCTTCGGCCGGGAAGCGGCGCCGGCGTCGCGCAGAGCCAAAGCCAAAGCCTCGGAGAGCTGCCGGCGGAAAGCGGCGCCGGCCGAGCCGGAGCCGGCCGAGCCGGGCCCCGCGGCCGAGTGGACGCTGCCCGAGGCGGACGCGGTGGGCAAGCAGTCGTGGACGGTGAACGCCGAGGACTCGGTGGAGTGGCTGCTGCCGGAGCCGGCCGAGGTGCGGCCGTACGTGTGcggggtgctgctggaggagccccCCAAGGacgaggagctggagcaggacgAGGAGAACCCCAGCGTGTTCACCTGCATCGAGTGCAGCATCTACTTCCGCCGCAAGGAGCACCTGCTGGAGCACATGCTGCAGCACAACCGCGGCGCCGAGCGCGGCGCCGACGCGCCCGCCGGCCGCTGCCGCTTCTGCTGCGGCGAGTGCGGCTGGGCCTTCGCCGAGCCGGCGGCGCTGGAGCGGCACAAGAGGCTCCACCAGGAGTCCCGCGAGAAGATCATCGAGGAGATCCAGAAGCTGAACGAGTTCCCGGACGAGGGGCGCGAGGCGCGGCTGCAGTGCCCCAAATGCGTTTTCGGCACCAACTCCTCCAAGATCTTCGTGCAGCACGCCAAGATGCACGtcaaggagaggaaggagcacGCCTCCAGGAGCTCCGGCCTCTTCGGAGAGCTCCGCGACGGCGCCGGGCACGGCCTCTACAAACCCTTCCGAGCCGACGAGCTGCCGacggcggcggcgccgcccgGCAAAGCGCCGAGCGCCTGCGTCCTCTGCGGCTTCCCGGCACCCAACGAGCACATCCTCAAGGAGCACCTGAGATACGCCCACTCCCACTTCTCCTGGCAGGCCGAGAGCTTCGAGGACGATCCCAACCAGCCCGGCACCAGCCGCGATTCCTAcagccccgcccggcccgcccgcTTCGCCGACGCCGAGGTTTTCGGCAAAGCCGAGAGAAGCTTCCCGGAGCGGCTCTTCCCGCTGCCGTGCCGGGAAGGTTCCTCCTCCCTCTACGACCCCACCCCGCCCGCCTTCGCCTTGGGCCAGCCCAGGTTGGACAAGAGCGACCAAGGGGCCACCAAGAAGGAGCTTCAGGGCTTCCACCACGCCAGGAAGGCGGCGCCGTACTCCCACCAAAGTCTGCCGTCGGCCGGGTTCTCCATGTCCAAAGGCTTCTCGCACTCGgcgctgcagcagctgaggaagagAGCGGCcacccagcagctggagggcgATGGGGACAACCTCCGCGGCCACCACGCGGGCCTGGAGGAGCCGCGGCACAGGTGGGCACCCGAGGAGCTGGACCCGGGGGACGGCCGGGCCGCCGCCGGCGCCGTCACCGTCCCTCGGGCCGCGCTGGAGCTCAAGAGGACTTTCGGGGCCACCCTGAGGGCCACGGACCCGGCGGTGGCCTCGGaggagcagcggcagcagctgaggatgaCGGTGCCCGTGGTGGTCCTGGAGGAGATGAGCGCCCACCCCAGGGCCGCCAAGAGGCCGCGGGGGAAGCCCCTCAAGAAGAAGCTTTTCCCGCCGCGGGAGTTCCTGCTGGAGGAACCCCTTCCCCTGGATGTTCTCCTGCTGGACGCGCCCCTGGAGGGTCCCCTGGAgctcgaggagctgctggactCAGAGGCCACCATGCTGAAGAACGAGGAGAGGAAATGTCCCTACTGCCCCGACCGCTTCCACAACGGCATCGGCCTGGCCAACCACGTGCGCGGCCACCTCAACCGCGTCGGCGTCAGCTACAACGTGCGGCACTTCATCTCCGCCGAGGAGGTCAAGGCCATCGAGCAGAAGTTCTCCTtccagaagaagaagaaaaaaggta TGGCCAACTTCGACCCGGGCACCTTCAGCCTGATGCGCTGCGAGTTCTGCGGCGCCGGCTTCGACACGAGGGCGGGGCTGTCGAGCCACGCCCGCGCCCACCTGCGCGACTTCGGCATCACCAACTGGGAGCTGACCGTGTCCCCCATCCACATCCTCAAGGAGCTCCTGGCCACCGCCCCCGAGCACCCGGCGCTGCTGCGCGCCATCGGGCCCTCGCCGGGCCGCGAGCTCCAGCGGGACCTCCACGCCGACCTCCACGCCGACCTCCACCCCGACCTCCACCCGGATCTCCACCTGGATCTCCATCAGGATCTCCATCAGGATCTCCATCATGATCTCCATCAGGATTTCCACCATGATCTCCACCATGATCTGCACCGGGATCTGCACCGGGATCTGCCGAAATCGGCGCCGTTCCCGCCGCCCTGGGGGGacgagctcctgcagccctaCAGGGATG TGCTGGCTCCCGACGAGGACGAGTTGGTGGCCATGGAAGTGACATCCCCTCCCCccatccccaaaaaatcctcgAGCTCGGCGCTggagccgcccccgccccgcctcGGGACCAAGCTcagcccggagccccccggcAGCAAAGCCGAGCCCCAGGATGCCAAAG cctCCAGCCTGACCACCTGCGAGGTGTGCGGCGCCTGCTTCGAGACGCGCAAGGGGCTCTCCAGCCACGCCCGCTCCCACCTGCGCCAGCTGGGCGTGGCCGAGTCCGAGAGCTCGGGGGCTCCCATCGACCTCCTGTACGAGCTGGTGCGCCACAAGCCCAAGGCCGAGGGCCCCGCGCTGGCCAAGAAATCGGCCGGCGGCTCCCCCAAGGAGCCGGcggcgccgcgcccgccgctgctgctgctgcccaagcccGAGGGCGCCCTCAACAAGGCCATCAAGTCCCCGCCGGGTTTCGCCAAGGCCCTGGGCCGGCCGGGCTCGCCCGCGCTCCGCAAGGTgccggcggcgctgccgggCTCGCCCAAGGcgggggaggagaagggggcCAAGCTGGCGCTGAGCCCCCTGCCCGCCGAGGGCAAGTGGGCGCCCGAGGAGGACGGGCCGCTCAACCTCA CCTCGGGCTCGGAGCCGTGCCGCGACATCCGCTGCGAGTTCTGCGGGGAGTTCTTTGAGAACCGCAAGGGGCTCTCGAGCCACGCGCGCTCGCACCTGCGCCAGATGGGCGTGACCGAGTGGTACGTGAACGGCTCCCCCATCGACACCCTGCGCGAGATCCTCACCCGCCGCCGCTCGGGCCACCCCAAGCCCCTGGCCAAGAGCCTGCTGGGCGGGCTGGCCCCGCTGGAGCCGCCGCGGGCGCCGCCCGAGCTGCACCTGCCCGGGCTGGCCAAGAAGGTGCCGGCGCCGCTGAGCCCCCCGGGGCCGGCCCCCGGCGCCGCCTCGCCGCCGCCCACGGCCAGGAAGATGTTCCCGGGGCTCTCGGCGCCCTCCCTGCAGAAGAAGCTCAAGCAGGACCAGCTCAGGGTGGAGATCAAGCGGGAGCTGatggctgggggaggaggaggaggaggaggagccggGATCCATCCCGGGGAGGCGCCGGCGCCGCCGGACCCGGCCTGGGCAGCGCACGAGGAGATGGCGCCGCTCAACCTCT cctcccggGCGGACCCGGTGCGCGACATCCGCTGCGAGTTCTGCGGGGAGTTCTTTGAGAACCGCAAGGGGCTCTCGAGCCACGCGCGCTCGCACCTGCGCCAGATGGGGGTGACCGAGTGGTCGGTGAACGGCTCCCCCATCGACACCCTGCGCGAGATCCTCAGGAAGAAATCCAAACCCTGCCTCATCAAGaaggagccgccgccgccgccggggctggagccgggcccggggccgggCGAGGAGGGCGCGGAGCCCAAAGCGCCGCCGGGGCCGGCTCCGGGCAAGGCGCTGCCCCcggggctggccctgggcaaGCCGGGCTcggggctggccctggcaccGCTGGGCTCCAAGGGAGCCCCCGGGGCCTTCCTGGCTGCCAAGAGGCCGCTGGGCGACGAGAGGCTGGGCGGGCACGGCGAGGCCAAGCACAAAGCCTTCGAGCTGGGCTTCAAGGCCAAGGCCCTGCACGACAAGGCCT cagaagcctgcTGTGAGCTCTGCGGGCTGTACTTTGAGAACAGGAAGGCTCTGGCCAGCCACGCCCGGGCGCACCTGCGGCACTTTGGGGTCACCTGCGGCACTTTGGGCACTGCCCATACCCCATTTTCTATATGa